Proteins encoded within one genomic window of Paramisgurnus dabryanus chromosome 11, PD_genome_1.1, whole genome shotgun sequence:
- the pla2g1b gene encoding phospholipase A2, whose protein sequence is MNAFLQLVVLSACLPALLASKQNRALWQFRRMIVCTIPNSWPLLDYADYGCYCGKGGSGTPVDELDRCCEVHDGCYTDSWQQDDCFGVLDNPYTEVYSYSCDKAAKKVTCNAEANRPCEMFICECDRKAAECFAKAGYNPEHEHYPSEKCK, encoded by the exons ATGAATGCCTTTTTGCAGCTTGTGGTCCTGAGTGCCTGTCTGCCCGCCT TGTTGGCGAGCAAACAAAATCGTGCACTTTGGCAGTTCAGGAGAATGATCGTCTGTACCATCCCTAACAGCTGGCCTTTACTGGACTATGCAGACTATGGATGCTACTGCGGCAAGGGAGGCTCAGGCACACCGGTGGATGAATTGGACAG GTGCTGTGAGGTGCATGATGGATGCTATACTGATTCGTGGCAACAAGATGACTGCTTTGGTGTTTTAGACAACCCATACACTGAAGTCTATTCCTATTCGTGCGATAAAGCAGCTAAGAAAGTCACATGCAATG CTGAAGCGAATCGCCCCTGTGAGATGTTTATCTGCGAATGTGACAGAAAAGCAGCTGAATGTTTTGCAAAAGCCGGTTACAACCCAGAGCATGAGCATTATCCCAGTGAAAAGTGCAAATGA
- the LOC135741474 gene encoding uncharacterized protein: MMRNEMDVMCCKSVGTDLSMLDIDDFITEISQLKKEVALLEAKLRSRGDEEVKREDVVCCESSVYVTDGISTECQDQSLPQLLLDKLSEEKSRHTQDSKFSLTLLCYTESKPTEAQDTAVCDSIQGLKDEESTDQTSTESLDSACNAGEQQQILQTSLKMCSVKLVDCRNLKMEIKTEPVEEEEDFFLPDEKSDSCSDGERSSTSKERLTAQTQEKKLYSEKHTEKKQQQQVHCEHCGKNFVYLSQLKGHMRTHNDEKPFCCTECGNYFRTKYNLDVNKKIHTGEKAYKCSESEKTRDSRSSQPHPNIHSKEKLYQCSQCDKHFHLKYLLIRHERVHTGEKPHHCSVCGKSFNQRFNLVSHQRIHTGEKNYRCPHCGKTFAQQAGLRTHQRVHTGEKPYKCSWCDKTFTQSSNLKAHERVHTGEKPHHCSVCGKSFYQRFNLVSHQRTHTGEKPYKCPHCEKTFAQQDGLRTHQRVHTGEKPYVCSHCGKNFSDRSHFRVHLRVHTGEKPYVCSHCGKNFSDQSHFRVHQRVHTGEKPYHCNVCGKSFSRNDTLVKHQRIHTGDKPYKCSQCDMTFARQDGLRTHQRFHTVEQPYHCNVCGKSFSRNDTLVKHQRIHTGDKPYKCSQCDKTFSRQDNLRTHQRVHTVVKPYNCSVCGKSFDDGTQVDQWWDEHHSNWNWVCQSQCPLGTEDKIGNKILLA, encoded by the exons ATGATGAGAAATGAGATGGatgtgatgtgctgtaaatcagtaggaactgatctgtccatgctggatattgatgatttcatcacagaaatctctcagttgaagaaagaggtggcgttactggagGCAAAGTTGAGGTCAAGAGGAGATGAAGAAGTGAAGAgagag GATGTGGTTTGTTGTGAATCTTCAGTGTATGTGACTGACGGGATCTCCACAGAATGTCAGGATCAAAGCTTACCACAGTTACTGCTGGACAAACTCTCTGAAGAGAAATCCAGACACACACAGGACTCAAAGTTCAGTCTCACTTTACTCTGTTATACTGAGTCAAAGCCCACAGAGGCTCAGGACACTGCAGTGTGTGACAGTATTCAGGGTTTAAAGGATGAGGAATCTactgatcaaacctccacagagtctctggattctgcctgtaacgctggagaacagcagcagatcctgcagacctcactgaagatgtgttcagtcaaacTGGTGGACTGCAGGAACCTGAAGATGGAGATAAAAACAGAACCTGTTGAAGAGGAAGAGGACTTTTTTCTGCCAG ATGAGAAGAGTGATTCATGTTCTGATGGAGAAAGGTCCTCAACATCAAAAGAGcgactgacagcacaaactcaaGAGAAGAAACTTTATTCTGAAAAGCACACAGAGAAGAAGCAGCAGCAGCAGGTTCACTGTGAGCATTGTGGGAAGAATTTTGTCTACTTATCTCAGCTTAAAGGCCACATGAGGACACACAATGATGAAAAGCCTTTCTGTTGCACTGAATGTGGCAATTACTTCAGAACCAAATATAATCTTGATGTTAATAAGAAAATTCACACCGGAGAAAAAGCGTACAAGTGCAGCGAATCTGAAAAAACGAGGGATTCACGTTCATCACAACCACACCCGAATATTCACTCTAAAGAGAAACTGTATCAATGTTCACAATGTGATAAACATTTCCATCTGAAATATCTTCTGATACGCcatgagagagttcacactggagagaaacctcatcactgtagtgtttgtgggaagagcTTTAATCAACGTTTCAACTTAGTGTCACACCAGAGAATTCATACTGGTGAAAAAAATTACAGATGTCCCCATTGTGGGAAGACATTTGCTCAACAAGCTGGCCTGAGaacccatcagagagttcacactggagaaaaaccttataAATGCTCTTGGTGTGATAAGACATTTACTCAGTCAAGTAACTTAAAAGCCCATGAGAGAGTTCATacaggagagaaacctcatcactgtagtgtttgtgggaagagtttttaTCAACGTTTTAACTTGGTGTCACACCaaagaactcatacaggtgaaaaaccttacaaatgtcCTCATTGTGAGAAGACGTTTGCTCAACAAGATGGCCTGAGaacccatcagagagttcatacaggagaaaaaccttacgtctgctcaCACTGTGGAAAAAACTTTTCTGATCGATCTCATTTCAGAGTTCATCTGAGAgttcacacaggagaaaaaccttacgtctgctcaCACTGTGGAAAAAACTTTTCTGATCAATCTCATTTCAGagttcatcagagagttcacactggagagaaaccttatcactgtaatgtttgtgggaagagtttcagtcgaaatgatactttagtgaaacaccagagaattcatacaggtgataaaccttacaaatgctctcagtgtgataTGACGTTTGCTCGACAAGATGGCCTGAGAACCCATCAGAGATTTCATACGGTAGAACAACCTTatcactgtaatgtttgtgggaagagtttcagtcgaaatgatactttagtgaaacatcagagaattcatacaggtgataAACCTTACAAGTGCTCTCAGTGTGATAAGACGTTTTCTCGACAAGATAACCTGAGAactcatcagagagttcatacagTAGTAAAACCTTATAACTGtagtgtttgtgggaagagttttgaTGATGGGACGCAAGTAGATCAGTGGTGGGACGAGCATCACAGCAACTGGAACTGGGTCTGTCAGTCTCAATGTCCTCTGGGAACAGAGGACAAGATAGGAAATAAAATCCTATTGGCGTAG
- the LOC135729646 gene encoding uncharacterized protein, with amino-acid sequence MLIRRDGMDVMCCTSVGTDLSMLDIDDFITEISQLKKEVALLEAKLRSRGDEEVKREDVFCCESSVYVTDGISTECQDQSLPQLLLDKLSEEKSRHTQDSKFNLTLLCYTESKPTEAQDTAVCDSIQGLKDEESTDQTSTESLDSACNAEEQQQILQTTLKMCSVKLVDCRNLKMEIKTEPIEEEEDFILPGFIKEKKLHSEEHREKTKKQQQFHCEHCGKNFVYLSQLKGHMRTHSDEKPFCCTEYAGCFRTKYSLDVHKKIHTGELAYKCSESEKTRDSRSLQPHQNVHSKEKLYQCSHCDKRFHLKYLLIRHERIHTGEKPYHCSVCGKSFNQRFNLVIHQRIHTGEKPYKCPHCEKTFAQQDGMRTHQRVHTGEKPYVCSLCGKRFSDRSHFRVHQRVHTGEKPYHCNVCGKSFSQQANLLKHQITHTKKS; translated from the exons ATGTTGATTAGGAGAGATGGGATGGATGTGATGTGCTGTACatcagtaggaactgatctgtccatgctggatattgatgatttcatcacagaaatctctcagttgaagaaagaggtggcgttactggagGCAAAGTTGAGGTCAAGAGGAGATGAAGAAGTGAAGAGAGAG GATGTGTTTTGTTGTGAATCTTCAGTGTATGTGACTGACGGGATCTCCACAGAATGTCAGGATCAAAGCTTACCACAGTTACTGCTGGACAAACTCTCTGAAGAGAAATCCAGACACACACAGGACTCAAAGTTCAATCTCACTTTACTCTGTTATACTGAGTCAAAGCCCACAGAGGCGCAGGACACTGCAGTGTGTGATAGTATTCAGGGTTTAAAGGATGAGGAATCTactgatcaaacctccacagagtctctggattctgcCTGTAACGCTgaagaacagcagcagatcctgcagaccacactgaagatgtgttcagtcaaacTGGTGGACTGCAGGAACCTGAAGATGGAGATAAAAACAGAACCTATTGAAGAGGAAGAGGACTTTATTCTGCCAG GTTTTATTAaagagaagaaacttcattcagaagagCACAGAGAGAAGACGAAGAAGCAGCAGCAGTTTCACTGTGAGCATTGTGGGAAGAATTTTGTCTACTTATCTCAGCTTAAAGGCcacatgaggacacacagtgATGAAAAGCCTTTCTGTTGCACTGAATATGCCGGATGTTTCAGAACCAAATATAGTCTTGATGTTCATAAGAAAATTCACACAGGAGAATTAGCATACAAGTGCAGCGAATCTGAAAAAACTAGGGATTCACGTTCATTACAACCACACCAGAATGTTCACTCTAAAGAGAAACTATATCAAtgttcacactgtgataaaCGTTTCCATCTGAAATATCTTCTGATACGCcatgagagaattcacactggagagaaaccttatcactgtagtgtttgtgggaagagcTTTAATCAACGTTTCAACTTAGTGATACaccagagaattcatacaggtgaaaagcCTTACAAATGTCCTCATTGTGAGAAGACGTTTGCTCAACAAGATGGTATGAGaacccatcagagagttcatacaggagaaaaaccttacgtctgctctcTGTGCGGAAAACGCTTCTCTGATCGATCTCATTTCAGagttcatcagagagttcacacaggagaaaaaccttatcactgtaatgtttgtgggaagagttttagccAACAGGCTAACTTACTAAAGCACCAAATAACTCATACAAAGAAAAGTTAA